The DNA region TGGGCCGGTAGCAGGTGCACTTCTTCTGGCCGGGCCGGCAGTCGCAGGGCACCTCCAAGCGCACGTTCTGCACCAGGTGGCGGCCGAAGGTGGTGCCGCCCGTCTTCTGGATGTGCAGGAACACGATCACGTCCTCGCCCTTCATGTCGAAGGCGAGCTCCCGCTCCAGCTCGCGCACAGGGAAGTAGTACTTCTTCACGTAGTGCGGGTCCGGCGTGGGGAACAGGTCCGGCTCCTCGGCGTAGGGGCGGCCGCTGGGCGCGCCCAGGCTCAGCCCCGGCCCCACGTACTGGTACAGGATGAGCATGAAG from Meleagris gallopavo isolate NT-WF06-2002-E0010 breed Aviagen turkey brand Nicholas breeding stock unplaced genomic scaffold, Turkey_5.1 ChrUn_random_7180001874472, whole genome shotgun sequence includes:
- the LOC104916195 gene encoding heparan-sulfate 6-O-sulfotransferase 1-like, yielding MKRAGRTMVERTSKFLLIVAASVCFMLILYQYVGPGLSLGAPSGRPYAEEPDLFPTPDPHYVKKYYFPVRELERELAFDMKGEDVIVFLHIQKTGGTTFGRHLVQNVRLEVPCDCRPGQKKCTCYRPNRRETWLFSRFSTGWSCGLHADWTELTNCVPGVLG